GACTTGGTCAGTCTTATCTACAACCTCAAAGCAGTGCTTTGAGCTGACTTGGTCAGTTCTATCCACAACCTCAAAACGGTGTTTTGAGCAGCCTGTGTCTAGCTTTCTAGTTTGCTCTTTGATTTTTATTGAGTATGAGTTTTCTAAATTATGATGTATAGTTGATGGGATATAACTTGTTTACCTTTTAAAAAAGAGCCGAGTGGCTCTTTTTACTTATCTTCAGGTTCCTGTGTTTCTTTGATGACAGCTAGATTAGTCTGGATATCTTTTTCCAAGACCTTAAACTTGTAAGTCAAGTCTTCTTGGTATTTCTTGATGAGTTCTTTTTGCTGGTCGATGATTTGCAGGCTGTTTTGGATAATATCCACATCATCCTTGATAGCTTGAACGCGGTCAGTGGTATTCAAGACTTCATCTGTGATGGTTTGGCGATTTTTTGTAACCAGATAACTTCCGGCTGCAGCTCCCGCAAATAGCAGTAGATTGGATAATTTCATAGCAACTCCTTATGCGTTTTTGATGGTTTCAGCGACTTGAGCAAGTTTGTCAAAGTCTGGTTCGTGGGCGATAAAATCAATCTTGAGGTCATCGTCCGCACTGTAGCGAGGCACGAGGTGAACGTGGGTATGAAAGACGGTTTGACCAGCGATTTCTTCACAGTTGGCAATGATATTCATGCCAGCAGCCTTGGTAGCTTTCATGACTTTTTGAGCTACTTTTGGTACTTGGGCAAAGAGTTGGCTGGCGCTAGTAGCATCCATTTCTAAAAGATTGCGATAGTGTTCTTTGGGTACGACCAAGGTATGTCCTGGTGTCACTTGAGAGATATCAAGAAAGGCAAGAACCTGCTCATCTTCATATACTTTTGAAGCAGGAATTTCCCCTGCGATGATTTTACAAAAAATGCAATCTGACATAAAATCTACCTCTACTGTATTGAATTTTGATATAATATAGCTACATTATACCAGATTTGGAGAAAATATGTTAGAAATTAAAAACCTGACAGGTGGCTATGTTCATGTTCCTGTCTTGAAAGATGTGTCCTTTACCGTTGAAAGTGGGCAGTTAGTCGGTTTGATTGGCCTCAATGGTGCTGGGAAATCAACGACTATTAATGAGATTATCGGTCTGTTGACACCTTATAGTGGCTCCATCAATATCAATGGACTTACTCTTCAAGAAGATGCAACTAGCTACCGCAAGCAAATTGGCTACATTCCTGAGACACCTAGTCTGTATGAGGAATTGACCCTCAGAGAGCATATCGAAACGGTTGCTATGGCTTATGGTATTGAGCAGAAAGTGGCTTTTGATCGAGTAGAGCCCTTGTTAAAAATGTTCCGTCTGGACCAGAAATTGGACTGGTTCCCTGTTCATTTTTCAAAAGGGATGAAGCAAAAGGTCATGATTATCTGTGCTTTTGTGGTGGATCCAAGTCTTTTCATCGTGGATGAGCCTTTCCTTGGTCTGGATCCGTTGGCTATTGCAGACTTGATTCAGCTTTTGGAAGTGGAAAAGCAAAAGGGCAAGTCCATTCTCATGAGTACTCACGTGCTGGATTCGGCGGAGAAGATGTGTGATGCCTTTGTCATTCTCCACAAGGGTGAGGTGCGTGCTAAGGGAAATCTCCTGCAACTGCGCGAAGCCTTTGACATGCCTGAGGCTAGTTTGAATGATATTTACTTGGCTCTGACCAAAGAGGAGGAGCTATGAAAGACTTGTTTTTAAAGAGAAAGCAGGCTTTTCGTAAGGAGTGTCTTGGTTATCTGCGCTATGTTCTCAATGACCACTTTGTCTTGTTCCTGCTTGTCCTGCTGGGCTTTTTAGCCTACCAGTACAGTCAACTCTTACAACATTTTCCTGAAAATCATTGGCCTATCCTTTTGTTTGTAGGAATTACCTCTGTTTTACTGTTGCTTTGGGGTGGAATTGCCACCTATATGGAGGCTCCAGACAAGCTCTTTCTCTTGGTTGGAGAAGAGAAAATCAAATTCCATCTCAAGCGTCAAACTGGCATTTCTCTAGCCTTTTGGCTCTTTGTCCAGACCCTTTTCTTGCTATTATTTGCGCCTTTATTTTTAGTAATGGGCTATGGCTTGCCTGTTTTTCTGGTCTATGTGCTTTTATTGGGAGTAGGTAAATATTTCCTCTTTCGTCAAAAGGCCAGCAAATTTTTCACGGAAACTGGACTGGACTGGGACTATGTCATTTCCCAAGAAAGCAAGCGTAAGCAAGTCTTGCTTCGTTTCTTTGCCCTCTTTACGCAGGTAAAGGGAATTTCAAACAGCGTCAAGCGTCGTGCCTATCTGGACTTTATCCTAAAGGTTGTTCAGAAGGTGCCTGGGAAGATTTGGCAAAATCTCTATCTGCGTTCTTATCTGCGAAATGGAGACCTCTTTGCCCTCAGTCTCCGTCTGCTCTTACTTTCCTTGCTGGCGCAGGTCTTTATCGAGCAAGCTTGGATTGCGACAGCAGTGGTAGTTCTCTTTAACTACCTCTTGCTCTTCCAGTTGCTGGCCCTCTATCACGCCTTTGACTACCAGTATTTGACCCAACTCTTTCCACTGGACAAGGGGCAAAAGGAAAAAGGCTTGCAGGCGGTAGTTCGAGGATTGACCAGTTTTGTTTTACTTGTGGAATTAGTTGTTGGGTTGATTACCTTCAAAGAAAAACTAGCCCTTCTAGCCTTACTGGGAGCTGGTTTGGTTTTACTAGTCTTGTACTTACCTTATCAGGTCAAACGTCAGATGCAGGACTAACATTGCTTATATGACACTAAAAAAGAAGTTGAGTTCAGTTTGTCTCAGCTTCTTTTTAGTTACTACAGGATAATGGTTGGTCCGTAGAGACACAACTTTGTCTTGACCTGGTCAAAGTGGAAGCGGTCATAAGCCCGCCAAGCAGCGCGAGTAGGAGCATCTGGATCAAGAGTGCTAAGTCCCATGAGAAGACTGGAAGTCTGGTAAAATTTTTCCAATTCGATCAAGACTCGATTGTCCACTGTCTCAGCCTTGGCTAGAAAACCAAGAATAGAGTTTAATTGCTCCTGAAAGTGGACGTCGTCAGCGCTTGCCTGTT
This window of the Streptococcus sp. 116-D4 genome carries:
- a CDS encoding HIT family protein, whose product is MSDCIFCKIIAGEIPASKVYEDEQVLAFLDISQVTPGHTLVVPKEHYRNLLEMDATSASQLFAQVPKVAQKVMKATKAAGMNIIANCEEIAGQTVFHTHVHLVPRYSADDDLKIDFIAHEPDFDKLAQVAETIKNA
- a CDS encoding ABC transporter permease, translated to MKDLFLKRKQAFRKECLGYLRYVLNDHFVLFLLVLLGFLAYQYSQLLQHFPENHWPILLFVGITSVLLLLWGGIATYMEAPDKLFLLVGEEKIKFHLKRQTGISLAFWLFVQTLFLLLFAPLFLVMGYGLPVFLVYVLLLGVGKYFLFRQKASKFFTETGLDWDYVISQESKRKQVLLRFFALFTQVKGISNSVKRRAYLDFILKVVQKVPGKIWQNLYLRSYLRNGDLFALSLRLLLLSLLAQVFIEQAWIATAVVVLFNYLLLFQLLALYHAFDYQYLTQLFPLDKGQKEKGLQAVVRGLTSFVLLVELVVGLITFKEKLALLALLGAGLVLLVLYLPYQVKRQMQD
- a CDS encoding helicase BlpT, producing the protein MTDTNPIKRAQTLITDLNKAYQACKQASADDVHFQEQLNSILGFLAKAETVDNRVLIELEKFYQTSSLLMGLSTLDPDAPTRAAWRAYDRFHFDQVKTKLCLYGPTIIL
- a CDS encoding ABC transporter ATP-binding protein is translated as MLEIKNLTGGYVHVPVLKDVSFTVESGQLVGLIGLNGAGKSTTINEIIGLLTPYSGSININGLTLQEDATSYRKQIGYIPETPSLYEELTLREHIETVAMAYGIEQKVAFDRVEPLLKMFRLDQKLDWFPVHFSKGMKQKVMIICAFVVDPSLFIVDEPFLGLDPLAIADLIQLLEVEKQKGKSILMSTHVLDSAEKMCDAFVILHKGEVRAKGNLLQLREAFDMPEASLNDIYLALTKEEEL